TTATTTTCTGAATCATTAATGAAAGGCATTGTTTGTATTGCATTGTTAAAATAAATTTGACACATTTTGTGCCAATTTGTGAGTGTATATTTTAAATACCAAGTAAGGCAATCTTAAGAGTAAAGTCAAAGTTGAATATCCCCACCAAAACATAATCAAATCCCATAATATGTGCTCAGTAATGACATTTCGAGACCAATTTTAGTCCAAATTGCCTACTAGATGTGGGGCGTGTCGGGCCGGTGCCTACCTGGCTCTCTCGATGGCCTCGGTCCGGTGGACGTTGCTTAGCTGGCCCAGGCAGAAGCGGTCCCCACCGGAGGGATCCACGTAGCCGTCTACCGTCACCACGGGGCAGGAGGAGGGCACCTTGAACGTCTCCCCCACCTGCACGTCCATCTCAAAGTAGGCGATGGAGCACCAGTAGTCAGGGGCTGGGGGAACACACGGAATGTCATTCTGCATATCACACGTCTGTAATTTGAATCACTTGATCCAATCGTGATGGAATAAAACAAGATGCTAGCCAGCTATGTGTGATTTATATAAGGGGGGGTCTTGATATTTTAGAGGGTGTTACAATAAACCACCATCACCTTTTCCCAACAACAATGTGGGTTAAAACCACTTAAAAACGAAGCACTACGCTGGCCTTAGATTTTACCACTGAGTAGGCCAGGAATTTCAAACACAGGGAGCTGATTCTTTCCCAGCAAGATAAACCTCGTCGTCCTCCTGTAATGGTGTCCGAGAGCTTTTGTTTCCTCGTCACCATCAGTTAATGATAGGAGAACTATTAAACCACTCCAGAGTACCATCTTCATCTGAAGTTCACGTATCAAAGCACCAACAGTGTGGTTGTGAAACTAGACGCCCAAACTTTGTGCCTTAACGTATGAGCTATTGGCAACTTTCAGATCTCTAAGAAAGACAGGCCATATGCCCATTTGAACCTTTAACACACATTTCAACCTGCAATGTACCCAAACATGAAACACACATGTGGGATCAGATCCTGGACTTTGGACCCGGGGTCCAGGATTAAAACCAAACAGAAGACCTTTCCATGTAATGTTAATAGCTGATTCCTTATTCTATGCAGCATTGGAGGGGGGAACATTACCGAAAAAAATACTGCTAGCAAAATACTGCTAGCAAAACCGTTTTCCGCTATCATGACCAGTTAGGCAAGTGTCACAACAACAATACCTTACCTGGGTGGTTGGATATGGGAGGCTGGAAGGCTAGCTCATTATGCACTGGCCCTAGGAAAAAAAGAGAGTCAGGTTTTATCTTTTAATATTATAATTGACATTTTTCTAGGGTTGTCTTTGAATTTGATAGAAATACATTAAGTCAACGTTTAATTGTCTCTAATTGTTGAATCATCGTGTCGGGAAAATGGCGTAATATGGTAATAGCGTGACGTTGGGAGGATGGGTGGGGCTAAATGAGCGATACCACAGCATTGCTTGGCTTCTAGAAGGAAAAGGCCATGAGTTATACAAATTTttgttgtgggggtgagggaaTGACTCAGTCTTCAGAGTAAATGAAAGCCAATCCAAAAAGGTCAAATGCAAACTGGCAACAGCAGCTGTCATATAAAACCATTCGCACTGGCGAAAATGATTCTCCCTTGGTACTCTATTGTATTTTCACCGTTTTGTTCAATTTAATGGGGATGTATTTCCATGAGCTGGAACGCATCATTCACAGCATCActtgaaaaaaatgtttttatcacTCTCCGTCTCCGTTTCTGTCGTCACAGAGACAACCACCGTTTTATACCGATGATGAATTTTTTTCATTACAGTATTTTTCCCTATATTAGAGTATAGTAAGCCAACTGTAGCATGCTGATGTGTTGAATACTGACATTCTCTGACATGAACGAACAGGCACATTGTCACATTGCACATATTCCCTTAGACTTTTCCCATTTGACAGCTATCGCAAAAGAGAGTTTAACCATGTTACATGTAAACCCAGTGTGTTGGGATCTATACTAACTGAGAACATTTCACTGCAATGGATTGTGTATGCGACGAATAAAATCTGAATCTGATCTGAATCTTAGTATGTTCAACTTACAGTAGGGCCCGGGATGCGACATaggggggtggtgctggaggtggccATTGGTATGGTGGGGGGGCATGTTGTTTGGGAAGCTGCTGTTCCGAGGCCAGCTGGCGTTTGCATCTATGGGAGCAATAGATGTCTGTTGAAAACTCACAAAttatcaacacacaaacattacccAGATAAACACACGTCACAAAAATACAAAGACACTGCCAAGGCGCTCTTTATGATTTGTCTGCTGGgaatttaaatgtaatattgATGACGATAGTCTAGCTGGGAGTGGACTTCCACTGAAAgtttctgggttcaaacccaaaTATATAGACACGCTTAAGCAAGATACCTCACCACAAACTCCCTCTTAATTCATTGTGAATATAAATGACTGCTAAATGACCATATAATGAAGGGATGAGCAGCACAAAATACTCTGTGGACCTAtaacacatcgacacacacacaagatgctgccatgtttgtatctgtgtcttACTCCCGGCTCCAGCAGCGATGGCGGGGAAGGAGGACGAAGCGGAGGTTGAGGCCTCGGACATGGGGAGCAGAGCCGGGGAAACGAAGGCCTCGGAGGGGCCCGGGCGGCTACcggagggggggtgttggaTGGTCTGGAGGGAATGTCCCCCCTCCATGGAGGACAAACTGGGCGGAGGATCAAAGTCATACTCGTCTTTAACCATGAGCCCTGAGCTGGGGCCAGAGCTGGTCAGAGTCAGCCCTGATAAGTCTGAAAACCAAGATCAGAAAGCACATGTCAATGGGGAGTTTTGGCGACAGCGGGGTAGAGGTGCCACGTCACCTTACAAATCGCTGAAACCTGTATACTTAACAGAAGGCGGAACACAATAATTTGAGCAAACATATCATTTTTGATCCTTGTGAACAAACAGTATTTGGTTCAACAACTACAATATCTGCAGGATAAATTTTAAAGCTGCACTGAACTGAAATACTAATGTGAATTCACTTTTGTATGACTAATGTAAAATGTCATACCCTGTAGCATTTTATATGAACACAATTGTAAAAGGAAATACTCTACATTTCACATAAAAATCTTTATTCCTTTTTGGACCGGGAACACACAGACTGTTATCCTACAAACTCCAACAAAAGATTTTATAGACAATCATATTGAGAGGATGCCTCACCTATGCCCGGGGAGACCACCCTCTCATAGTGATAGGGGTTCACGCAGACATTGTCGCACTTCAGGTCAAAGGCAAACTGACAGTATTTGACGTGCTTCAGCTCATTCTTGTGCAGGTCGGGCCATCGCCACAACCTGGCGTAGATCACATGCGGGAATCCTTTACGTCCAGCCACCTGGATGGGAACCAACCAAGGGTCAGATGGGGGGACACTGGCGATTCAAATGAGGAAGAAGAACCCACACAGGACGGGTGTAGCCATGGCCAAGATTAAACTCCAACTGTGGTTCCCTTTGTCCCTTGTTGATAATTCACAAACCGATATATAGCTCATTTGAAAAATCAGTTAAACATTGTCCAATAGAGTGTCAGGAATTTAACAATAACTCAATAAAACAAAACGTTTATGAAGTTGAATATGTAGACCCGAGTATGTGCAGTGGTTTATACATAACTTCATTGATATAGTGTCCCGCATACTGCATgagcaaaaaacaaacattctTTGCATGGAGTGTGTTATGACAGTATGTCAGGTGTGGACCCAAAGAAGATTAGCTGATTGCAATGGCATCAGCTATAGGGGATCCTTTAAATAAACAACAAGTTCCTCACCTGAAGCCGTCCATCGAGTGTCCGTTGGATCGTAACACACTTGCTAGGGTGCGCGCCATTCGTGGTGATGGCTGTGATAAGGGAGTCCAGCtcatccttcttctccttcagtTTCTTAACCAGGCTCTCGATGGCTCGCTTAGCAAATGTCTCGCTTTCACCTCCCTGCCTATGGCACATCAGGCTGTGCACGATGCTCAAGCAGGCATCATTGCTTGTAGGTGTGTTGGTGATGGACATGTTGACCTTTTCGCAGCCGTAGCTCTATACTGAAGAGAATGGATGACTATTGACATATATTTCGCCTGTTTAGGCAATCAGGCATCAGTTGATGAACACGGGGAGTTGACTGGCATTTCGGTGAACGTGGTGGTTTTCTAAAAAACGATGCACTCATCGCTGGCCAGGTGCCAGATTGCGGTAGTTTGtctgaaaagagaaaaacaaccaAAGTTAGTGATGGTATTTAAATATACAATCCAAGAAGGTAATTGAGGTTTTTACTATAATATTCTAGCTAACCAAAGGTTATAAATAAATTTATAAAATATaagataaatacacatacatctcTGACGCCTACTTTCTGGATAGGTTAATAAGAATGGAATACATGTTTACTATACAAATCACTGGCTCCAATGCAAACCCACAATGTGCGAGGAGACAAGAAGAAGTTTTACGAGAACTAACAACTAGAGACGAACTTTAGAGACATGCTTTATTAATCTACCGCTCCATATAAGCAGTGTCCTCTGTTGTAAAGCCTACAAAGCAACTAAACTCTTAATAACATACTGACAATCACAAAAAATGCATATGACGGCATTAGCTGGTGACGCTATCGTACAGGCTACGTTAGCTAGCAAGTTTAGTGTTAACAAAactcatacaaacaaacaggtgACTGCATTGACTTTGCTTGCTGCACATACAGTCATGTTGTTCTTAGACAGTGGTCGAAGAGCTAGATGCCATTCGAGCTAAATGCGGACGTTTTTGTGTCTGTATAATAAGGCTACGGACATAGTTAGCTGGTTGCTAGTTAGCTGGGAGCTAGCCCCTTCCCCGCTAATATGTTACCGTGCGTTCGCGGCCGACGCTGGGGTGTGTTGTCAGATCACGCAGGTTGTGTCTCTGGCGTTATCCACACACATTCTCCAGTCGGCAACTTGAAGAAAAATTAAGTGCCACAGAACGGAACTCGTACATCCTCAAAACTGTTGTGGGAACGTAACCAGACAAGGCACAACATTAAcgatttgtgtgtttgaaattgCTTTGCTGACACTTTGGGTACTACAGATTCCGACAATGGCGAGCTGCGCATGGGCAACGTGGAGCGACAGATTGTGGCATTACTAGGCTACTTCATTTATTCACGAATTCTGGCCAGCAAAATAAATTAGTAATGGCTTTAAGTACTGTATGaagtgcgcgcgcacacacgcacgcacgcacgcacacacacacacacacacacacacacacacacacacacacacacacacacacacacacacacacacacacacacacacacacacacacacacacacacacacactttcgaaAGTAAAACCTCtgatgagcgtgtgtgtgtgtgtgtgtgtgtgtgtgtgtgtgtgtgtgtgtgtgtgtgtgtgtgtgtgtgtgtgtgtgtgtgtgtctacaaacACTGCAGACGTAGAATTATTCTCATTATTATGGGCGTGAGAAGGTTTAAGCAACATACATTATctatttcctcctctctctcaacaccccccccccccccccccccccctttgctaACTTTTTCAAACAGCAGAGGGCAGTATCCACCAGTTTACCAGCCTTGAACGGAGGTTTCTCCCCCATCTGATCGAGATCATTCTAATCAATACACGGTGCGGTAGGTTAATCCGAGAGTTGTACAGAGAGACTGCTGAAAAGGGTGAAAGAGAGCAACATCaaagtaaataaacaaaaaaaagtccCCCTCTTTTTAATAGTGTTTCAGTGCAACTGGACCGATCACAGAAAATAAACCCTGAATGGGCCAATCACGGAAATGAAGCTCTGATTCAACAAATTACTAATTCTTAATTATTAATAGCACTTACATTATTACAGCATCtttaacattaaatacaatttaGATTCGACAATTGGATGAGCTGAAGATATCTGAAATGAACAGTTCCAATATGCTTTCTTCAGGGATTAGTAGAGGTTGTTATAACACTTTATAGCCTCTGAGGTAAAACATAGATTTAGGTAGGCCTGTGTTTCACAAACGTGGAATTTTCCTAGTGTAGTTGAAGTGGCTTTACACCAACTACGATAATACAGGTTGAATTAGAGTGGTCGGAATTTCGGGAAACCTTTTAGTGTGTTAATTAACCTTCAGTTTTCGGAGAGATTGGACAGATTTAAAACTATGACTATCATAAATTTTGTGTTTTTCCTCAAGACCTTTAAAGATTGGCTCAAGACCTTTTGTTTTCTTAAACAGTATGGCATTTGAACCTATACAATTGCTGACCACAACTCTCCTGGAATTTTGAGAGGTTCAGTCAACTTTGTCACACCGGTGTTCCGGGTCCCAAATGACCGTCAGGAAGTGCATGGATAAAACTATATTATGTTAATCAAGAAGATGGAAAACCTCCCCATAGACACacctactcactcacacatccaGAATCACAACCCCCTCTACCCCAACCCTGTAATCCATCACTGAGGGCTCCCACGACAGCAGATCCACTGGTGTACACCTAATGGGTGTGtcaggttgtgttgtgttgaacgTATTTAAAACATTCAATTAATATTGGCTTTGATAAAAGTAGGCAAAGCTGTTGGTTGCACTGTTTTAGCCGTAGAACT
Above is a genomic segment from Gadus morhua chromosome 6, gadMor3.0, whole genome shotgun sequence containing:
- the smad4a gene encoding mothers against decapentaplegic homolog 4a → MSITNTPTSNDACLSIVHSLMCHRQGGESETFAKRAIESLVKKLKEKKDELDSLITAITTNGAHPSKCVTIQRTLDGRLQVAGRKGFPHVIYARLWRWPDLHKNELKHVKYCQFAFDLKCDNVCVNPYHYERVVSPGIDLSGLTLTSSGPSSGLMVKDEYDFDPPPSLSSMEGGHSLQTIQHPPSGSRPGPSEAFVSPALLPMSEASTSASSSFPAIAAGAGNANASWPRNSSFPNNMPPHHTNGHLQHHPPMSHPGPYWPVHNELAFQPPISNHPAPDYWCSIAYFEMDVQVGETFKVPSSCPVVTVDGYVDPSGGDRFCLGQLSNVHRTEAIERARLHIGKGVQLECKGEGDVWVRCLSDHAVFVQSYYLDREAGRAPGDAVHKIYPSAYIKVFDLRQCHRQMQQQAATAQAAAAAQAAAVAGNIPGPGSVGGIAPAISLSAAAGIGVDDLRRLCILRMSFVKGWGPDYPRQSIKETPCWIEIHLHRALQLLDEVLHTMPIADPQPLD